Below is a genomic region from Sphingomonas sp. SORGH_AS_0950.
GATGCTGGTGGAAGCGACCTGCCCGACGACCCAGTTCTCCTCGGCGGCCACCGCCTTGGTCGGCTTGCGGACCGCCGCGGTGACAACCGGAGAAGCGGGGTTGGGCGGCGAGCCGGGGACGGGCGGAGGTGCCTCGATCGCCCCCATGCCGGCAGCGGCCGCCCACACGCGGCCGACATAGCCGTTGCGAAATCCCCGGGTGAGCGTGCCGGTATTGTAGAGCGAATAGGTCGCCGAGATCGCATCCAGGCCGGCGTAGTGCTTGCTCGCAAGGCTGTAGCCGTCTTGCAGCACCAACGACGCCAGCCGCAGGTTCGTGCAGGGCTCGAAGACCTGTTCGACGGTCACGCCGAGACGGGCGAAATTGGCCGAATTGATTTGGGCGAGGCCGACGTCGACGGTGAGCCCCTTCGCCATGTATCGGCGAACCAGCGCCGCGCCCTCCGCGACCGAGCCGGCGCGGACGCGCGGACCATGGTTGACGTTGATCGACAGATCGTCGCCGCCACTCTCCGTCATGACGAGCGGCACCACCGCTTCCGTCGCAACGTCGGGTGCGCATTGCTGCGCCAGCAGCGTGATGGCGGCGACGCTATGGATCATTGTGGCGTCACGGTCTGGTAACGCGTGTCGAGCGCGTAGCGCGACTGGACGCCATCGGCACGCCTCACGGTGAGATTGTAGCCGTGTTTCGTCTTCTTGGTGCTGATCCCGACCCCGGTGCAGGTCGGGAACCCCCCGCCGAGCGCGAGCGCGCGCCACAGCTTCGTGATGGGCGGCACGCATTCGGCGTATTGCGTCGGCGATCCGGGTGTCGCGAGGCAGAGGATCACCTGGCATCCCCAGTCCGACGCGAACGCCGGCTGCGGCGCGGCGACCGCGATGACCCCGGCGGCTGCGAGCGCGATCCCGCCGCTGCTCCCCGCAATCCTTCCCAGCACGCGTCCGATCATGACCCACCTCCCTTGGATGCACGCTACTCAGCCGTCGCGAAGATGTCCCATTGCGGGGGCGGCTCGGCAGCGACCGCAAGGGCTGACGCTGGCGCAGCGCGGCGGTCAGCCTCTTTAGGAACGGCCTGCGCATCCGCGCCGGCGACATTGACGAACCAGTCTTCGGGTCCCTCGATGGGCGACACGCGGTCGATGACCTGATCGGCGCGCGCGAAGGCGATGTGCCAGTGATCGGAGTGCCCCGGGTCGCCCGGACCCAGCAATTCGATCAGCCGCACGCCGTTCTGCCCCATCAAGGCGCGGATCTGAGCGTGGTCGATCGCGTTCACCCCGCCCGCTGGCACGAAGTCGATCGCCTGGCCGTATTTATGCCAGCTGTAGCGGGCGCCATAGGCCGCGTTCATCGGCCTGATGGTATCGGTCACTCGGCCACCGAAGGCGCCACGGACAAGCCGCGCGACATTCGACACGGTCGCCCGGTCAATGAGCGGTCGACCTAGACGACTATCGCCGGTGTGCGCCGCGGCGCCCGCATCGAAGAGGGATGCTGGTGTCACCGGATAGCGTGTGAAATCACGTCCTTCGATATCCAGCGGACCGGCGCCGTGATCGGCACCCCGACTAAGAAGGTCCTGTGCGGCCCCCTTCGCGTCTTCCAGCATGACAGTCTGCGCGACTGACGCTGCTCCGCTTTGGGCTGAAATTGGAGGGGGCAGGGGGGCAGGGTGACAACTCAGCCCCAACCCGGCTGCGGAGAACTGAATCACCTTCGCTGTTAATGCCGACGGAAGCACAACGCCTCACCCGCTCACTACAGTCCACATAAACCATTAGACAAAAATGACGGTTGTGGCAACCTTCGTTTTGGGTCGGTACTGCGGCACCGGTGGCAAGTATGGCAGCCGCGATCGGTTCACCGTGTTGCTCGGACCCCGCACATGCGTTAGAAACTTCCACGGTCTCGCAATGCGGTGCGTACCTGAATGTCGGTCATCGAGAGAGGGTAGGGGGTGGGCAAAGTCGTGGCGTTCCTCGCGGAATGCCAAGGATCGCCAACAATTGATCGCCAACGGGCTTCTATGTCGCCTGAGGCCCTAATTGTGGTCGCAGGCCGCCAGAGCCTGAACAAATTGAGCGACCTGCTCGCGCGTAGTGGCGCGCGGCTGGAAGCTGGCGATCGTGTCCTCGTCTATGACCTGTCTTGCATCACGCTCTCGACCTCGACGCTGATCCGGATCATCGGCAGAATGCTTCGGGCTGGCATCGCTTTCGAAATCGTTTCGGCAGGGATCGTCATCGAATCCGCGCTTGACGACAAGCTTTATCGGCTGATCCAAGCCCTGGCTGGACACCAGCGCCATGTGCACGGGCTGAAAACACATCCTGAAACGGCGTCGCGCGGGCGCAAGCCGCTGCTGAACCCTCAAAACATTGCTGACATAAGGGCGAAGCTCGAGCGCCCCGGCGCAACGGCAACAGATGTCGCGCGCGAACTCGGGGTGGCGCGATCAACCTTGTTCAACTTCCTCGATCGTTACGACCCGGCGCGTAGCGGCGGGCGCAAGAAGATCGGCGAGGGGGGTGCCGAGAACGTCGGCGAGGGCGCTCATCTCCCGGAGAGTGACGCAACTCGAGTCTGATCGCAAAATCTGTTGAACCCGCGAGAGAGCCAACTCGGCACGAACGGCCAATTGATCCACGGAAAGTCCTGATTGCAGCATCAGTTCCTCAATCCGGCGACCTAAGCGATGTCGCAATATTGTAACATCTGTCATCCGAGACATGCCAGTTGACCAATATTAAATCGCATTATATAATTCGCATGTCCGTTTATATTAAATATCAATTAAATATTACGTCAAGCAGTATTATCTCAGAATTTGGAAGTGATTGTAGCTGGATTCGGAGCTATTGTATTCTCTATATTGGCTATGTACGGAGCATTTCCCAAACTTCCATTCCAACTAGCTCGGCGAAATTTGCCATTACCTCCAAGGTCGGATTGGCCTGTCCTCGTTCGACCTGCGACACATAGGGGGCCGTGCTACCGCTCTGCTCCGCGAGCTGAGTCTGGGTCAGTCCTAATTGCCGTCGACGCTCTTTCAGCCGCTTCCCAAACAACTCAGCAGCGGGGATCTTAACGCTATCAGCTACGATGACCTTTTGCATGGGTCTATATTATCAAGGTTTTGCGTTTGATACTATGGCGACCTAACAGGCTAGCAGCGACGCGTTCGCGTCGAAGCTCGCTCGGCTGGGCGAGCAGTGCCAGACCAGCGTGGCGTCATGCACAACCGGAACCGAGCGGCGGTCGCGCATGTGCCCGAAGCCACGTCATTCGCAACTAAGCCAGCGTTGGCGGTAACCGTGCCTTCTTCACCCCTTGGTGCCTGGCCGGGACGACCATCGAAGCTTGGCCGATGTGAAAGGGCATCGCTGGGCTATCGAGGACAGTTTCAAGACAGCCAAGAACGAGTTCGGCCTCAACCACCACGAGACCCGCTTCTGGCATGGATTACTAGGGCACGTCTCAATCGTCATGCTGGCGGCTATCCGTACCCGGGCCGACGTCAAGCCCCCAAAAGAGTGCGGACGAGACTGCAAATCTGATTCAATGGTTTGTTGCGGGAGTCCGTCGCGTCGTCACCAGACTGGGACAGCGCCGTATCGAATCTTACCACTCATCGCATGGTCGTGCTGCCTACGCGCTCACGAAGTTCCCGCACAACGCGCAGATATTCGCTTAAAAAGGCAACTGCGCTGTTAAAGAAATTTTCTTGCCGGGCTAAATCATAAGGGATTCCCATCGCCGCGATTCGCAAATTCCGAAGTCCTGCTGGCGTAAGAGGTGGCAGGTAGGGCCGAGCATTATCAGTAGATCGTCGAGATAGGGTTGTAGCGGCGATCGCGGGTGGTCTGTCGCGTCGGCAGGCCGCGGTACGATTCGGCGTCAGCGCAGCCAGCGCCGTCCGATGCCAGCAGCTTGCAAATCAGCACGGGGTGCCAGCGCCACAGCAGCAGGGCGGCGATCGACGTTCGATGAGGGACGAGGCGTATGCCGGGTTGATCCTGGAGGAATACAAGGCGACGTCCGATGTCACCTTGGACGAATTGCAGGCGCTTCTAGTCGACCACGGTGCCGAGGTCGCATTCGCCACGATATGGCGGCTCTCCGCGCGGCGTGGGATCATGCGTAAGAAAAGGCGGCGCTCGCGACCGACCAGACAGGAGCCTATACCATGCCACAAGCCGTCATCGGCTGCGACCATTCGCGTGCCGTCATCGACATCTGCGAGCTGCCATCAGGGCGGATCCGGCAGATCGCCAATACACCGGATGCCATCGCCATCTGGCTCTACACGCTCGACCACGACATCCGCCTCGTTTCGAGGCGACCAGCGGCTGTGACGGCGATCTGATCGCTGCTCCGGCAGCACGCGGCCATCCTTTCTTCCGGGTCAATCTGCGTCAGGCCCGCGAGTTTGCCAGAGCCACCGGAACGCTCGCCAAGACCGACCGCGTCAATGCGCGTATCATTGCCCGCATGGGCGCAGCCCTCGACCTGCCCGCTACGATCTCGCTCAGCCCCACGCGCATGCGCCTGGCCGATTTTCTGCGCCGTCGCAGGCATTTGATCGAAATGCGCAAAGCCGAAAAGCTGCATCGCCACAGCGCAGGTCAGCCCGAAATCGCCCAAGCCATCAAATCCATGATCACTCTGCTCGGCCAGCAGATTGCCGATCTCGACCGACAGATCGCAGGCTTCATCGCCCAGGATCCGGCCCTGTCCGAACAGGACCGCCTGCTCAACGCCGTCCCCGGCATCGGACCCACCGTCGTCGCCACGCTGCTCGGTGAACCCCTCGAACTCGGCACGCTCTGCCGCCGCAAGATCGCCTCGCTCGCGGGCCTCGCCCCGCACGCCCGCCAAAGTGGCACATGGCGCGGCGCCAGACGTATCTGGGGTGGAGGGCGAAAGGTCGGCGAAGCCCTCTACATCGCCGTCCTCAATGCCTTACGGCGCATTCCCGTCCTCACCTCCATGCGCGACAGGATGCGCGCCAAAGGCAAGGCGCCAAAGACCATCCTTATCGCCGTCGCACGGCAACTCTTCGTCATCCTCAACGCCATGATCCGCAAGCGACAGACTATCGCTCTCACACGAGCGTCACAGTTGCCCCCAGAAATGCTGCGATCTACTTCACAGCCACTGGCTACGATGCAAACTAATCAGAAATTGCTCTAATCACCATGTCGAATGTAGCCGTTGCGCTGTTAGATTGGCACACACCGCAGAGTTCGCCGCTCGCTGGTGCCGCATCGGCGTGCCGCGTATCGCCCAGTCGAAATGGCGGCGCATGATCTTGAGCCGGGCAATGCGCAGCATAGTTTCGACGTCGATCTGTCTAAAGGGGCCGTCTTGGCGGAAACTCGTAGCGGCATGAAAACCCAAGGCGTCGACCGACCTTCGGTTGCCGAGGTCGGCGTCGACCGCGATGGCAGGGTGCGGCTGGACGAAGGTGACATCGGCTGGCGACATTACACGCCCGACATTTAGAGGCGTATTGCGCACCGCGTTGGCGATAGGATTGGGAAACCACCGCTCAGCGCGTACTTGACCAAAGTCGTATATTTGCGCAGCCTTTTGGGACCAAGATCCGCCTGATGTCATTTGCACATTGGTAATTTCGAGGCAGTCGCCACCGCTCGCTCGTATCGCTTCCGCAATTCGCGTGACCATGACGCGCTCTGGTTCGATCAAAGGTGCTACAGGCATGGATTTGTACGTGAGCGTGTCATCGCCCGCGATATCGAGATTGGCGAGGCGAAACGATGTACCAGACCCAGTTGTGCTAAGGCCGAACGAGCGGAGCAAGAGTTCGATATGAAGATCGAGCTTTTCAAGCTCGCTGCCGGCTTTCGGAAGGCTTTCGCTAGGGATCGGTCGAGCATGCGCGCGCCTAACGTGCATCCCAGCTGGGCTCGTACCATGCCATCCGCCGACGATGTCAAATCCAAGATCAAGTACGGCGTAGACCGGGACAATATGATAACCGGGATAGCTTCGGGCAAACAGTGTGTCGATCAGCCAACCGTATAAGAAATCAGCGATCGCGAAGCCTAGATACTCAAGCCCATTCTTGTAGGCCTCGTGCGAGGGGGTCTCGCCCAATTGGACGCCGGCCCCCTTTAAATCAAGAAACTTAGCGCTTCCTGCGGCGTAGTGACCATCGACGGGTACGATTAAAGCCCTGCCATAGGCAGGCGGCCTGTAAGCCACGCGCGTCACGCCATCCAGATCGATACGGGTATTTACCCCATTACCGCGCGATTGCGGTAATGACACAAAGGCAGCGTTGCGGACCAGCCATTGATTTATCGCGGCGGGACAAGGCTTTCCGATCGCTTCGCACGACTTACACCCTGCAAATTTGTCAGCAGGATCTGCAGAGGCGCCAAAGAAGTGGGGAAAGTCGTGGACAATAGCACGATAGTTCGCGCAAACGACCTTGGCCCCTTTGACGTGGGCAGCCGTTTCTTGGCCGATTTCGGCGCTCGAAACTTGGCTGATGTCGTCAATTATAGGTCCCGGGGGCACTCGCGCGAACATCGTTCGAGAAACTCGAAGCGCCGATCGATTAGACCGCCCTTGGCTTTTCCCTGCTCATAGCGAGCATGCCACCGGCAACCGCGTCCATTTCGATGTCGGTAAGCTCGACCACTTTCGACGACGTGACTTCCTCAGTCATTTGCGCAAGTTCAGCTGAGACTACAACGCTCATTGAAACTTCCTTCCAAGGGGTTGCTCCACTCTATTGTGGGGCAATCATCTAATGCAATGCGCAAAAGGGAATGTCAATGAATTTTTAACAGAAGGGGAGTCACGCTGGGAAGGCCAGGGCAATAAAAGAATACTGCCAAGTCATATTTGGCTTATCTGGATGTTTGATATCTGTGGAAGCCAAAAAACGGTTATTATTTAAGATGATGGGCATGTCATATTTTATTGAGTATCTGTGCTAATGTTCGCACCTACTCAAAACGACCGGCTCGAAGAATGCCCCCTGCCGCAAAAGTTCGACCATGTTAAGGTCGACCGAATGCCTGCCGATCGTTGGCCGAACTGCGCTATAGGCGGCGAACCGTGGCGATCACTTCACCAAGCGATTCGCCATAGGTTGCATTGCAGTGCCCACGAGCACGGCGAACGTAATCGTGCAACACGTGTAACCGATGCGAGGGAACGCCTGGATAAAGATGATGCTCAATATGATAGTTGTTGTGATTAATCAGGTAACGCCAAACCGAGTTAGCCTTGTATGACCTCGTGTTTCGGAGGATAGAGGGGCTCATCCTCTCACAGCCAATATGCTCGGGGATTTCGATCAAGAAGTGTAGCGGTTCAGCCACTAGCAGCCATGGTGCTAACCATAAGACGAGCACCAATGTGCTTTCGTACCACAGTGACAAAAATACCGCCGATCCGAACGCAAGCATGAGGAAGAGGTACTCGCGGGCGAACGTCGCGCGCTCCTTTGCCGGAATTTTTTCTGGATACTCGTTTTGAAGCGCCTTGAGAAACGTCACCATAAACGTTGGAATGCGTAGTAGATTCCACGCTCTCACGGCGAAGGCAACGGGATTGGTTAGCATGAAGGGCGCGTAGTTCACGATTTCTTCGTCGTCCGGCCCACCCACGGACCGGTGATGATGTAAATGATATGAGCGATAGTGCGTGTATGAAATGAGCAGGGGCATACCGAGCACCGTTCCGCATAAGCGATTTAGTCGCGACGATTGAAAGAGATTTCCGTGAAGCGCCTCGTGCTGCAGCTCTACACCATGAGCTAATGTCACGCCCAAACCAAAAATCGCCGAGAGAGCGGTCCAAGTATTAGAATGCGCAAGGTAAAGGCAGATGAAAAACGTCAACGAGCCAATATAGGCGCAAACTTTAAAGGTAGATAATGCTGGATTACGTCGAGAAATACGACGAACAAAATCTCTCGATGGCAGTACTCCATCGAAATTACCGGTAGAAATGTTGCGCTTGTACGTTGAATTAGAGTTGGCTATCGTCATGAAATATCTCCGGCCAATGACGATGATTCAACAGCACATAGATCTAGCATTGTCATGTAAGTGAATCACGTTATTCCGAAATCGGTGCCGAACTTCCGTACCGTTCGCAGCTCACCCGCGGTCTGCGCGTCACCGATCCATCGATATGCTGCGTCGAGGACAGATTGGTCGGGGGCAACCGTGCCGCATGCCTTTTCAAGCTCGCGCTCGATTTCGTTGAGCCAAGGCACATTGAGTAGCTCACCGCCATTCTGCTCAGGCCTAGCGCGCCGCAGGGAGGGATCGAGAAACGATTCAACCTGTTCGCTGGGATGTAACGCCAAGCCTAAAACTGCTTCAATGGACACCAATTCTGCTCGCCAGTCCTCCAACAAGCGTCGATAGGCCACGAATTTTCGCGGAAGATGTCGAGTTCCCCGCTCCGCAAGGAGATTGTACTTCAGCCAGAGCTCGGCTGAATGTTTCAGGGAAACGCCCTTCCAGTGATTCAGTGAAATGGCGACTTCGATTGGCGGCCTTACGGGAATAACGATGCGCGGGTCGAGCCCGGCAAGGGCAATGGCATCGAGCCAAATTGGCAAGAGATTGCTTATGCGGGGATCCTTTACGATAAGCGGACAAGAGTCGTTGTTCGCATCGCTATCGATGAGGAAATTGGTGATCTCCTCAACGAACTGCTCTCGGATTGAAGTATCCCCAATGTCGTCCACGCGCAAAGTTGTATCAAAGAAACTGGATCCGCTCGCCGCGAGGATCCGTGCATTGATTCGCACCGCCGCCGTCGGCTCCCAAAAGCCGGTTGGGTTGTGGCGGTTGGCCGGCAGCACATTCTTTGGCAATCTTGCGCCGCATTCGGCGAGTACCCGTGCAGTGGCAGATGTCCCGCTCCGAGCCATACCTAGGACAAGAACAATCGGTTTGCGCGCTTGTATGCGAGCAACCGCCGGTTCGGCTCTGACGCGTTCATCGCTGGGTTGCGTGAATCCGTGAGTACCATCAGTCTTGGGGCGCGCCGATGTCATGGCATCCTCCAACTACAAAGGTAGCGCATTTCCGTTCTAATTCTATCGTTTACTTGTCGTAGGCCACCAATATGACAAGAATGATAAGAAGAACAAAACGGGATTCGCGCTTTCAATATCGCCTAGAATCGCCGACATGCCAAGACAATTACGGTGGTTGACAGAACAATTATACAAAAGCATCTTCGCCATGTAAAAAAGGATGAGGGAATGTTGCATTCCGCCCGGACCGTCGCTGTCGAACAGAAAATTGCAGCGGCGAAGTGCGCGTCGCCGCGCTTCCTTCTTCTATATCCCCCTTTGCAGTTCTCGCATGGTGAGGTCGTCAAGCCCGACGGGTCGCTGAGCCTGGCCTACCTCGCCGCGGCGCTGAGAGAGGCGGGGTTTAATGTCGATATTCTCGACTGTACCGTCGGTTTTGATAGATCGCCGCTTAAGGAGAGCTTCCACAACGTCGTGGAGCAGGACAACGGGCTGCTCCGCGTTGGCCTAGCCGCCGAAAGCATCCTTAAAATCGTTGAAAAGTACGACGTCGTTGGGCTTTCGTCGATTTTCACGCCGCAAACGACGCCATGCCTCGAGCTGGTGTCGCAAATTCGCGCCTGTTTCCCTGACAAGCTTGTCATTGCGGGAGGTGTCAACGCACGCAACCTGCGCGGCAGATTCTTTGCTGCAGGGGTCGACATGATCGCAATGTCAGAGGCAGAGGTTACAGTGACGCAACTCGGCCGGGTGTTGCAAGGACAAGGATCGCTGGCAACAATACCTGGAATCGCCTTTCTCGACGAAGATGGTCACGAGCGAAAGACTGCGATGGCGCCAGCCATTAAGGACCTGGATGGGTTGCCGATGCCTGCGTGGGACCTTTTGCCGATGCAGCAATACTGGGCAATTTCTCGTCCCCACGGCGGCAATTTCCCCGAAGGTCAGACGATCCGCTACGCATCACTGCAGACTTCACGTGGATGCCCCTTCCGGTGCGCTTACTGTCACAT
It encodes:
- a CDS encoding helix-turn-helix domain-containing protein, which produces MQKVIVADSVKIPAAELFGKRLKERRRQLGLTQTQLAEQSGSTAPYVSQVERGQANPTLEVMANFAELVGMEVWEMLRT
- a CDS encoding muramidase; translation: MLEDAKGAAQDLLSRGADHGAGPLDIEGRDFTRYPVTPASLFDAGAAAHTGDSRLGRPLIDRATVSNVARLVRGAFGGRVTDTIRPMNAAYGARYSWHKYGQAIDFVPAGGVNAIDHAQIRALMGQNGVRLIELLGPGDPGHSDHWHIAFARADQVIDRVSPIEGPEDWFVNVAGADAQAVPKEADRRAAPASALAVAAEPPPQWDIFATAE
- a CDS encoding B12-binding domain-containing radical SAM protein, whose product is MLHSARTVAVEQKIAAAKCASPRFLLLYPPLQFSHGEVVKPDGSLSLAYLAAALREAGFNVDILDCTVGFDRSPLKESFHNVVEQDNGLLRVGLAAESILKIVEKYDVVGLSSIFTPQTTPCLELVSQIRACFPDKLVIAGGVNARNLRGRFFAAGVDMIAMSEAEVTVTQLGRVLQGQGSLATIPGIAFLDEDGHERKTAMAPAIKDLDGLPMPAWDLLPMQQYWAISRPHGGNFPEGQTIRYASLQTSRGCPFRCAYCHISKEQAGSDYGNIGAFRMKSVERVFREFQTLKDMGVEYVFIEDDSLFMKKRRAIEIFRMVRDLGLKLLDVNGINICHLHRGKQGTDKLQVDTELIEVLAEAGFKSLALPFESASQRLVNKYASSKWRIADTNTADLIRTFNDHGISVSGNYMIGYPDESIEEVFDTITMAKRNVEEGLDYALFFAVVPFPGSELYEIAVRDGHIDREINPDQMRWTKSIMRNMKIDPSTLEHLRQLAWLLVNRSEYVNRKRSMIPEV
- a CDS encoding fatty acid desaturase encodes the protein MTIANSNSTYKRNISTGNFDGVLPSRDFVRRISRRNPALSTFKVCAYIGSLTFFICLYLAHSNTWTALSAIFGLGVTLAHGVELQHEALHGNLFQSSRLNRLCGTVLGMPLLISYTHYRSYHLHHHRSVGGPDDEEIVNYAPFMLTNPVAFAVRAWNLLRIPTFMVTFLKALQNEYPEKIPAKERATFAREYLFLMLAFGSAVFLSLWYESTLVLVLWLAPWLLVAEPLHFLIEIPEHIGCERMSPSILRNTRSYKANSVWRYLINHNNYHIEHHLYPGVPSHRLHVLHDYVRRARGHCNATYGESLGEVIATVRRL
- a CDS encoding lytic transglycosylase domain-containing protein; amino-acid sequence: MIHSVAAITLLAQQCAPDVATEAVVPLVMTESGGDDLSINVNHGPRVRAGSVAEGAALVRRYMAKGLTVDVGLAQINSANFARLGVTVEQVFEPCTNLRLASLVLQDGYSLASKHYAGLDAISATYSLYNTGTLTRGFRNGYVGRVWAAAAGMGAIEAPPPVPGSPPNPASPVVTAAVRKPTKAVAAEENWVVGQVASTSIEVFK
- a CDS encoding sulfotransferase family protein, yielding MTSARPKTDGTHGFTQPSDERVRAEPAVARIQARKPIVLVLGMARSGTSATARVLAECGARLPKNVLPANRHNPTGFWEPTAAVRINARILAASGSSFFDTTLRVDDIGDTSIREQFVEEITNFLIDSDANNDSCPLIVKDPRISNLLPIWLDAIALAGLDPRIVIPVRPPIEVAISLNHWKGVSLKHSAELWLKYNLLAERGTRHLPRKFVAYRRLLEDWRAELVSIEAVLGLALHPSEQVESFLDPSLRRARPEQNGGELLNVPWLNEIERELEKACGTVAPDQSVLDAAYRWIGDAQTAGELRTVRKFGTDFGIT
- a CDS encoding transposase, with product MAAPAARGHPFFRVNLRQAREFARATGTLAKTDRVNARIIARMGAALDLPATISLSPTRMRLADFLRRRRHLIEMRKAEKLHRHSAGQPEIAQAIKSMITLLGQQIADLDRQIAGFIAQDPALSEQDRLLNAVPGIGPTVVATLLGEPLELGTLCRRKIASLAGLAPHARQSGTWRGARRIWGGGRKVGEALYIAVLNALRRIPVLTSMRDRMRAKGKAPKTILIAVARQLFVILNAMIRKRQTIALTRASQLPPEMLRSTSQPLATMQTNQKLL
- a CDS encoding recombinase family protein; this encodes MGKVVAFLAECQGSPTIDRQRASMSPEALIVVAGRQSLNKLSDLLARSGARLEAGDRVLVYDLSCITLSTSTLIRIIGRMLRAGIAFEIVSAGIVIESALDDKLYRLIQALAGHQRHVHGLKTHPETASRGRKPLLNPQNIADIRAKLERPGATATDVARELGVARSTLFNFLDRYDPARSGGRKKIGEGGAENVGEGAHLPESDATRV